The following are encoded together in the Dickeya lacustris genome:
- a CDS encoding sensor histidine kinase: protein MSDKTRTGPMVQALRVIPLVLMSLGIAVVDTLTDLDIAVGVFQIAVVLLAVRCFNPRGVTAMALWCILLTLLSYQLSKPDGGEASLINCLISLVAISLSTYLALKMSAAINAYHEARAQLAQISRVNLMGELTASIAHEVNQPLASIVTSGHACLRWLHASPPNQARAELAVQRMIHDANRASEIIARIRGFASRTPAQKAWLNITDTLDEMLLLIRNELVEQRVQFTVTVADGLPPILADKIQLQQVLMNLILNAIEAIAEAERDVRTLAVHVTRDDQGDIRFSVSDNGVGLSAQTHERLFETFFTTKSTGMGIGLTISRAIVEAHGGQIWATTNAQGGTTFCFTLPGAPTPTVSSTHA, encoded by the coding sequence ATGAGCGATAAAACGCGTACCGGCCCTATGGTACAGGCGCTGCGGGTGATCCCGCTGGTATTGATGTCTCTGGGTATCGCCGTGGTCGATACCCTGACCGACCTGGATATTGCCGTCGGCGTATTTCAGATAGCGGTCGTGCTGCTGGCCGTGCGCTGCTTTAATCCACGCGGCGTGACGGCCATGGCGCTGTGGTGCATCTTGTTGACGCTGCTGAGTTACCAGCTCAGTAAACCCGACGGCGGCGAAGCGAGCCTGATTAACTGCCTGATAAGCCTGGTGGCCATCAGTTTGTCTACGTATCTGGCGTTAAAAATGTCTGCGGCGATAAACGCCTATCATGAAGCCCGCGCCCAACTGGCGCAAATCTCGCGCGTGAACCTGATGGGCGAGTTAACGGCCTCCATCGCACACGAGGTCAATCAGCCGCTGGCGTCTATCGTGACCAGCGGACACGCCTGCCTGCGCTGGTTGCATGCCTCGCCGCCCAATCAGGCGCGGGCCGAGTTAGCGGTGCAGCGCATGATTCATGATGCCAACCGGGCCAGCGAAATCATCGCTCGTATTCGGGGGTTCGCCAGCCGCACGCCGGCACAAAAAGCCTGGCTCAACATCACCGATACGCTTGATGAAATGCTCTTACTGATCCGTAATGAGCTGGTCGAGCAACGCGTTCAGTTTACGGTGACGGTGGCCGATGGGCTGCCGCCAATACTGGCTGATAAAATTCAGCTTCAGCAGGTGTTGATGAATCTTATCCTCAACGCTATTGAGGCTATCGCCGAGGCCGAACGCGACGTACGAACGCTGGCCGTTCACGTCACGCGCGATGATCAAGGCGATATTCGTTTTAGCGTAAGCGATAACGGCGTTGGTCTTTCGGCACAAACCCATGAGCGCCTGTTTGAAACGTTTTTTACCACTAAATCAACCGGTATGGGGATTGGCCTGACCATCAGCCGCGCCATTGTCGAGGCGCACGGCGGTCAGATTTGGGCGACAACCAACGCGCAAGGGGGCACCACCTTCTGCTTTACCCTGCCGGGCGCGCCCACGCCAACAGTGAGTTCAACACATGCATGA
- a CDS encoding CidA/LrgA family protein: MHTFMMHIWQQSRAFLLIYACLSVGTALSGVLPVVLPGSLLGMLILFFLLSLHVIPAHWLKPGCHLLIRYMALLFVPVGVGIMQYTEVLRAEWWPLVIACGVSTLIVLITVSGCSHLLHRRTATSQPGESEKGASHVA; encoded by the coding sequence ATGCACACGTTTATGATGCACATCTGGCAACAGTCCAGAGCCTTTTTACTGATTTATGCCTGTTTATCTGTTGGAACCGCGCTGTCTGGCGTGCTGCCGGTGGTCTTACCCGGCAGCCTGCTGGGTATGCTGATACTGTTCTTCCTGCTATCACTGCACGTGATTCCCGCGCATTGGCTGAAGCCCGGCTGTCATTTGCTTATCCGCTACATGGCGCTGCTGTTCGTGCCTGTTGGCGTTGGCATTATGCAATATACCGAGGTCTTACGCGCCGAATGGTGGCCGCTGGTTATCGCGTGCGGTGTCAGCACCCTTATCGTGCTGATCACCGTCAGCGGCTGCTCACACCTGCTGCATCGCCGCACAGCAACCTCGCAGCCGGGTGAATCAGAAAAAGGAGCGAGCCATGTTGCCTGA
- a CDS encoding CidB/LrgB family autolysis modulator, which yields MLPDVLWSLPLTVLVFFGARALSRRLNSPLLNPLLVAMAVLIPFLLVSHIPYARYFNGSQVLNSLLQPAVVALAFPLYEQLHQIRARWKSIISVCVLGSVVAMISGTWIALRLGASPAIAASILPKSVTTPIAMAVGGSLGGIPAISAVCVIFVGILGAVFGHLLLNAMRIHTKASRGLAMGTAAHALGTARCAELDYEEGAFSSLALVLCGIITSLLAPLLFPLLLLLAR from the coding sequence ATGTTGCCTGATGTACTCTGGTCATTACCGCTCACCGTGCTGGTGTTTTTTGGCGCGCGCGCTCTGTCCCGGCGGCTGAATAGCCCGCTGCTAAACCCGCTGTTGGTCGCGATGGCGGTGCTGATCCCTTTTTTGCTGGTCAGCCACATTCCTTACGCGCGCTATTTTAACGGCAGCCAGGTGCTCAATAGCCTGTTGCAACCGGCGGTGGTGGCGCTGGCGTTCCCGCTCTATGAACAGTTGCATCAGATTCGGGCACGCTGGAAATCGATTATCAGCGTGTGCGTGCTAGGCAGTGTGGTCGCCATGATAAGCGGCACCTGGATTGCGCTGCGGCTGGGTGCTTCGCCCGCTATCGCCGCCTCCATTCTGCCGAAATCCGTCACCACGCCGATTGCTATGGCTGTTGGCGGCAGTCTCGGCGGCATCCCCGCCATCAGCGCGGTGTGTGTGATCTTTGTCGGTATTCTCGGTGCGGTATTCGGGCATCTGCTGCTTAACGCCATGCGCATTCACACCAAAGCCTCGCGCGGGCTGGCGATGGGAACAGCGGCACATGCGCTTGGCACCGCGCGCTGCGCGGAACTCGACTATGAGGAAGGGGCTTTCAGCTCGCTGGCGCTGGTGCTGTGCGGCATCATCACTTCACTGCTGGCTCCACTGCTGTTCCCGCTATTGCTACTGCTGGCGCGCTAG
- a CDS encoding helix-turn-helix transcriptional regulator, translating into MVMPRSLVASPHQPIAGQPAPILHALPRPVYFRSYPLQKETEVAEHWHPFVEFLYAREGGMRVAIEGKTLIVPVLYGVWIPAQVPHRVQATSDVLLESLYIEPDYVDIAPRGSNVVLVSDFIREFIHYATLNVPEQYDSDGEDAKLVSVLTTLLTQLPDAGFSLVWPYSAPLMRVCRAIQRAPEQPHAIEVWASQTGMSVRTFSRRFKKETGLTFSEWKKRLRLLEAVVRLKNNHSVTQVALELGYASTASFTFAFRQMFGVPPTRY; encoded by the coding sequence ATGGTTATGCCCCGTTCGCTTGTGGCTTCCCCGCATCAGCCGATTGCCGGACAACCCGCGCCGATACTGCATGCGTTGCCGCGCCCGGTCTATTTTCGCAGTTATCCGTTGCAAAAAGAGACGGAGGTGGCTGAACACTGGCACCCTTTTGTCGAGTTTCTTTATGCGCGCGAAGGGGGAATGCGGGTTGCGATAGAAGGCAAAACGCTGATTGTGCCGGTGCTCTATGGCGTCTGGATACCGGCGCAGGTGCCGCACCGCGTTCAGGCCACCAGCGATGTGCTGTTAGAGAGTTTGTACATCGAGCCGGATTATGTCGATATTGCGCCTCGCGGCAGCAACGTGGTGCTGGTCAGCGACTTTATTCGTGAGTTCATCCACTACGCGACGCTGAATGTACCGGAGCAATATGATAGCGATGGCGAGGATGCCAAACTGGTCAGCGTATTAACCACCCTGCTAACGCAGTTGCCCGATGCCGGTTTCTCCCTCGTCTGGCCCTATTCAGCACCGCTGATGCGTGTCTGCCGCGCCATTCAACGGGCACCAGAACAACCGCATGCGATTGAGGTCTGGGCCAGTCAAACCGGCATGTCGGTGCGCACCTTTTCTCGTCGCTTTAAAAAAGAGACCGGGCTTACCTTCAGCGAGTGGAAAAAGCGCCTGCGCTTGCTGGAAGCGGTGGTGCGGCTGAAGAATAACCACAGTGTGACGCAGGTGGCGCTGGAACTGGGCTATGCCAGTACCGCATCGTTTACGTTTGCTTTTCGGCAGATGTTTGGGGTGCCGCCTACGCGTTATTGA
- a CDS encoding ABC-F family ATP-binding cassette domain-containing protein, which translates to MSTLLTAHALSVTTPFGTLLDNVSFTLKKGDRLGLIGHNGCGKSTLLHVLDGSLMPQSGSVTRAHHCLLARVEQHLPAGLHPLTMLDAVLDCVPVAERLSERWRAETLLAQMGFAPQDWQLSAGTLSGGQHTRLLLARALITSPDLLLLDEPSNHLDLPTLLWLERFLQSWSGSFMLVSHDRQLLDSVTNGSYILRDGQLHYFALPCSAAREALAARDSSDAQRHQAEQKEIDRVSASAKRLATWGRVYDNEDLARKAKQMEKHIVRLKEAQTELSRGYQWRLTLSGEAIDADRLLEINALAVHPAAESPMLFHVALQRLKSGDRVAVIGRNGCGKSSLLRLLWQQFCLGQGGEAIRFHPRLTLGYYDQTLQQLRDDDSLLDALTPFEPQQQVRKMALISAGFAWSRHQQPVATLSGGERARLLFVGLSLARYGMLMLDEPTNHLDLEGKEALAHTLQTFSGGVLLVTHDRTLITQSCNRFWLVEAGHLSEWHDLDALYRQLSEPGAGEQPTRPVAPAGDDAASTGNDPQQEALLGQLVALEQQLAQDMARKPKHQKTGVAGRLAYRDSPPERVAGSGVTLGAPSVEGA; encoded by the coding sequence ATGAGCACATTACTGACCGCACACGCACTGAGCGTGACCACCCCATTCGGCACTCTGCTGGATAACGTTTCATTTACCCTGAAAAAAGGCGACCGCCTTGGACTGATCGGCCATAACGGTTGTGGCAAAAGCACGCTGTTGCATGTGCTTGACGGATCGCTGATGCCGCAAAGCGGCAGCGTCACCCGCGCCCATCACTGTCTGCTGGCCCGCGTTGAACAACATCTGCCAGCTGGTTTACACCCGCTGACGATGCTCGACGCCGTGCTTGACTGTGTGCCGGTTGCCGAGCGCCTTAGCGAGCGCTGGCGCGCGGAAACGCTGCTGGCGCAGATGGGCTTTGCACCACAAGACTGGCAACTGAGCGCCGGTACACTCAGCGGCGGCCAGCATACCCGGCTGTTGCTCGCCAGAGCGCTTATTACGTCGCCGGATTTATTGCTGCTTGATGAGCCGAGTAACCACCTTGACCTGCCGACGCTGCTGTGGCTTGAGCGGTTTTTGCAAAGCTGGAGCGGCAGCTTCATGCTGGTTTCGCATGACCGCCAGTTACTGGATAGCGTGACAAACGGCAGTTATATTTTGCGCGACGGCCAGTTGCATTATTTCGCGCTGCCATGCAGTGCCGCGCGTGAAGCGCTGGCGGCGCGCGATAGCAGCGATGCGCAGCGCCACCAGGCGGAGCAGAAAGAGATTGACCGTGTCAGTGCCAGCGCCAAACGGCTGGCAACCTGGGGGCGGGTCTACGATAACGAAGATCTGGCGCGCAAAGCCAAGCAGATGGAAAAACACATCGTGCGGCTAAAAGAGGCGCAAACCGAGCTCAGTCGCGGTTATCAGTGGCGTCTTACCCTGAGCGGCGAGGCGATTGATGCCGACCGGTTACTGGAAATCAATGCGCTTGCGGTACATCCGGCGGCGGAAAGCCCGATGCTGTTTCACGTCGCACTTCAGCGGCTGAAAAGCGGCGACAGAGTGGCGGTTATCGGGCGTAACGGCTGCGGTAAATCCTCGCTATTGCGCCTGTTATGGCAGCAGTTTTGTCTGGGGCAGGGCGGGGAAGCGATACGCTTTCATCCCCGACTCACGTTAGGCTACTACGACCAGACGTTACAGCAGCTACGTGATGATGACAGTTTGCTGGATGCCCTGACGCCGTTTGAGCCACAACAGCAGGTGCGTAAAATGGCGCTAATCAGCGCCGGGTTTGCCTGGTCGCGCCATCAACAGCCGGTGGCGACATTAAGCGGTGGCGAACGCGCCCGGCTGTTGTTTGTCGGGCTGTCGCTGGCGCGCTATGGCATGCTGATGCTTGATGAGCCCACCAACCACCTTGATTTGGAAGGCAAAGAGGCGCTGGCGCACACCTTGCAAACCTTCTCCGGCGGTGTGTTGTTGGTCACGCACGATCGCACGCTGATAACCCAGAGCTGCAACCGTTTCTGGCTGGTTGAGGCGGGGCACTTGAGTGAATGGCACGATCTGGATGCGTTATACCGGCAACTGAGCGAACCCGGCGCAGGCGAGCAGCCCACGCGACCTGTCGCACCCGCTGGTGATGACGCGGCAAGCACGGGGAATGACCCGCAGCAAGAGGCGCTACTTGGCCAACTGGTGGCGCTGGAGCAACAGTTAGCGCAAGACATGGCGCGTAAACCGAAACATCAAAAAACCGGCGTTGCAGGCCGCCTGGCGTACAGAGATAGCCCGCCTGAGCGTGTTGCTGGATCTGGTGTAACCCTCGGTGCCCCCTCGGTTGAGGGGGCATAA
- a CDS encoding sulfite exporter TauE/SafE family protein, whose protein sequence is MLSGDVMMCLVLGMGLGICGGMLGIGGGLIAIPVMGMLLGMNQHMAQGTALVMITPNVLIGFWRYRQRNHIDTRMMLKLCAFATVSAYLAAHVASAIQVNNLQTAFALFLLALAVYYIWQWINSKRSRKPAVVLSPRYLPVLGVASGFMSGIFTVGGGLVVVPALVTLFGFTQTQAQGMALALVVPGALAALASYAQAGNVDWATGVPLAIGGILSVSWGVALAHKLPVIALRLTFCLVLVGVALVMLLGK, encoded by the coding sequence ATGTTGTCAGGCGATGTGATGATGTGTTTGGTGCTGGGAATGGGGCTTGGCATTTGCGGTGGGATGTTAGGTATCGGCGGCGGGCTGATCGCCATTCCGGTGATGGGCATGCTATTGGGGATGAATCAGCATATGGCGCAGGGCACGGCGCTGGTGATGATAACGCCGAACGTCTTGATAGGCTTTTGGCGTTATCGGCAGCGTAATCATATTGATACCCGCATGATGTTGAAACTCTGCGCCTTTGCCACGGTGTCGGCTTATCTGGCAGCCCATGTTGCCTCGGCAATCCAGGTGAATAATTTGCAGACCGCGTTTGCCCTGTTCCTGCTGGCGCTGGCGGTTTACTACATCTGGCAGTGGATTAACAGCAAGCGTAGCCGCAAACCGGCGGTGGTACTCTCGCCACGTTATCTGCCGGTTTTGGGGGTAGCCAGCGGTTTTATGTCCGGGATTTTTACCGTTGGCGGTGGGCTGGTGGTGGTGCCTGCGCTGGTGACGCTGTTTGGTTTTACCCAGACGCAGGCGCAAGGAATGGCGCTGGCGTTGGTTGTGCCCGGTGCGTTGGCTGCCTTGGCCTCTTACGCGCAGGCCGGTAATGTGGATTGGGCAACCGGCGTGCCGCTGGCTATCGGCGGTATTCTCAGCGTGTCATGGGGCGTGGCGTTGGCGCATAAATTGCCGGTGATAGCGCTGCGTTTAACGTTTTGTCTGGTGCTGGTTGGCGTGGCGCTGGTGATGCTGTTAGGTAAATAA
- a CDS encoding VOC family protein codes for MISHIDHIVLTCVDIAATRHFYTQVLQLREETFGNGRVAFHFGQQKINLHQRGAEFSPHAHVPVPGALDLCFIATEPLEQVIAHVQRCDWPIVEGPVTRTGAMGVIRSIYLRDPDLNLIEIAQYLNRADD; via the coding sequence ATGATAAGCCATATTGACCATATCGTACTGACCTGCGTGGATATTGCCGCTACCCGACATTTCTATACTCAGGTATTACAATTGCGCGAAGAAACCTTTGGCAACGGGCGCGTTGCGTTTCATTTCGGTCAGCAAAAAATTAACCTGCATCAGCGCGGCGCGGAATTCTCGCCGCATGCGCACGTGCCTGTGCCCGGCGCGCTGGATCTCTGTTTTATTGCAACCGAACCGCTGGAACAGGTGATTGCGCATGTGCAACGCTGCGATTGGCCGATTGTCGAAGGGCCGGTGACGCGCACCGGCGCCATGGGGGTCATCCGCTCGATTTACCTGCGCGACCCCGATTTAAACCTGATTGAGATAGCGCAATACCTGAACCGCGCAGACGACTGA
- a CDS encoding LysR family transcriptional regulator: MINPSHIDLHSLRLFLQVARLGSLTKTAATHHMTLSALSKRVAELERTVDCALFIRQPRGLALTAAGKELVQHARQVLSRVERMAADMQDFAAGARGQVHIWANTSAIIEFLPQELAAFLQLHPLVRIHLEEKLSETVVNALVTGQADLGIFADNVPSPGVEKMPYREDQLVVLVGPQHPLAGRQQVSFADTLPYDFVGLNNGSSLLKLLQDAAEDNGNILRLRIQVSSFDGICRMTEAGLGISILPQGAVRPEILGTELHAIRLSDSWARRRLWLGIKAGATLQPEANNLLAHLRGAGDDSITCADD, encoded by the coding sequence ATGATCAACCCCAGCCACATTGACCTACACTCATTGCGCCTGTTCTTACAGGTTGCTCGTCTTGGCAGCCTGACCAAAACCGCCGCCACGCATCACATGACTTTGTCTGCGCTGAGTAAGCGCGTGGCCGAACTGGAACGCACGGTGGACTGCGCCCTGTTTATTCGTCAGCCGCGCGGTCTGGCGCTGACCGCCGCTGGCAAGGAGCTGGTGCAGCACGCCCGTCAGGTGTTAAGCCGCGTCGAGCGTATGGCCGCCGACATGCAAGATTTCGCCGCCGGTGCGCGCGGGCAGGTACACATCTGGGCCAATACGTCGGCCATCATCGAGTTTTTGCCGCAGGAGCTGGCTGCATTTTTACAGCTTCACCCGCTCGTTCGAATTCATCTGGAGGAGAAGCTGAGTGAAACCGTGGTCAACGCGCTAGTAACCGGTCAGGCTGACCTGGGCATTTTTGCCGATAATGTGCCGTCGCCGGGAGTGGAGAAAATGCCCTATCGGGAAGATCAACTGGTGGTGCTGGTGGGCCCACAGCACCCGCTGGCCGGACGGCAGCAAGTCAGCTTTGCCGATACGCTGCCTTATGACTTTGTCGGCCTGAACAATGGCAGCTCGCTGCTCAAACTGCTGCAAGACGCAGCCGAAGATAATGGCAACATACTGCGCCTGCGTATTCAGGTCAGCAGTTTCGATGGCATCTGCCGGATGACCGAGGCCGGGCTTGGCATCAGCATCCTGCCACAAGGGGCGGTTCGCCCTGAGATTTTAGGAACGGAACTTCACGCGATTCGACTCAGCGATAGCTGGGCGCGGCGACGGCTCTGGCTCGGCATCAAAGCCGGGGCCACGCTACAGCCGGAGGCAAACAACCTGCTGGCCCACTTGCGCGGCGCTGGCGATGATTCCATCACCTGTGCTGACGATTAG
- a CDS encoding ATP-binding protein: protein MTAMEGLSRQIMRSMVVLALSITLLMVVGSYLFYALMLYVSPESLSPSDQWLPTTIEWLWMAGTTLLALVIAVVKGIRLARRILVPVNSVAHSLRQIACGELNARAQTDDDSLGEAARLVHDFNVMAERLERMAQERAFWNAAIAHELRTPVTILRGRLQGLAEGVFKPDTVLFHNLLTQVEGLGRLIEDLRVVGLAESGHLELHWRQTQLDSEVMAVVSAFGPTLQRAGFHLELALDAHPVQCDPVRIRQALLALLENAQKYADPGLLVIRAEVDNAQARLSVSDSGPGIDPVLADKIFDAFQRGDTSQRSPAHQPHKGSGLGLAVVQAIAQAHGGEARCSTASSGGAQFMLRWPTLSPARHAASETNDTLLPASP, encoded by the coding sequence ATGACCGCCATGGAGGGACTCAGCCGCCAGATTATGCGCTCGATGGTGGTACTGGCGCTGTCGATCACCCTGCTGATGGTGGTAGGTTCGTACCTGTTCTATGCACTGATGCTGTATGTTTCGCCGGAAAGCCTGTCGCCGAGCGATCAGTGGCTGCCTACCACCATTGAATGGCTCTGGATGGCGGGCACCACTTTGTTGGCGTTGGTGATTGCCGTGGTGAAAGGAATAAGGCTGGCACGGCGTATTTTGGTGCCCGTCAACTCCGTAGCCCACAGTTTGCGCCAGATAGCCTGCGGCGAGCTGAATGCCCGCGCGCAAACCGATGATGACTCGCTGGGCGAGGCGGCAAGGCTTGTGCATGATTTCAATGTGATGGCAGAACGATTGGAGCGCATGGCGCAAGAGCGCGCTTTCTGGAATGCCGCCATCGCCCATGAATTACGCACGCCGGTGACGATTTTACGCGGCCGACTGCAAGGGTTGGCGGAAGGCGTGTTCAAACCGGATACCGTGTTGTTTCATAATTTACTGACGCAAGTGGAAGGGCTGGGGCGGCTGATAGAGGACTTACGGGTCGTTGGGCTGGCTGAGAGCGGCCACCTTGAGCTGCACTGGCGGCAAACGCAACTCGATAGCGAGGTGATGGCCGTCGTGAGCGCTTTTGGCCCGACGCTACAGCGTGCGGGCTTTCACCTTGAATTGGCGCTGGATGCTCACCCGGTGCAGTGTGACCCGGTACGTATTCGTCAGGCGCTACTGGCGCTGTTGGAAAATGCGCAAAAATACGCCGATCCCGGCCTGCTGGTTATCCGCGCCGAAGTGGATAATGCTCAGGCCCGTCTTAGCGTGTCGGACAGCGGCCCCGGTATTGACCCGGTATTGGCCGACAAGATTTTTGATGCCTTCCAGCGCGGCGATACCTCGCAGCGCAGTCCGGCCCACCAACCCCACAAAGGGAGCGGACTGGGATTGGCGGTGGTACAGGCGATCGCGCAGGCCCATGGCGGCGAGGCGCGTTGCTCTACGGCGTCAAGCGGCGGTGCGCAGTTTATGCTGCGTTGGCCGACGTTATCACCGGCGCGCCACGCCGCCAGCGAGACGAACGACACCCTGCTGCCTGCATCGCCCTAA
- a CDS encoding response regulator, whose translation MTESMPSLPISDECNGLVLIAEDEPEIAEILRAYLTRSGLRTLHAPDGRKALELHLAMKPDLVLLDVHMPQLDGWQVLSGIRHRGDTPVIMLTALDQDIDKLMGLRIGADDYVVKPFNPAEVVARVQAVLRRTGLRAAPSASRFLRCGVFQVDVENHEVVVERDHHRQVLELTLTEFRLLAHMARAPRRVFTRDELLVSCLPEGDALSRTVDSHISKLRKKLAQLGLDGVPSCVRGVGYRLGEPS comes from the coding sequence ATGACTGAGTCCATGCCTTCTTTACCGATATCTGACGAATGTAATGGATTGGTGCTGATTGCCGAGGATGAACCGGAAATCGCCGAGATTCTGCGCGCCTACCTGACCCGCAGTGGCTTGCGCACGCTTCATGCGCCCGATGGTCGTAAAGCGCTGGAGCTGCATCTTGCGATGAAGCCGGATTTGGTGCTGTTGGATGTACACATGCCGCAACTGGACGGCTGGCAAGTGCTATCCGGCATCCGTCACCGTGGCGATACGCCGGTCATTATGTTGACGGCCTTAGATCAAGATATCGACAAACTGATGGGGTTACGCATCGGCGCTGATGATTACGTGGTAAAGCCGTTTAACCCGGCTGAAGTGGTGGCGCGCGTTCAGGCGGTACTCCGGCGTACCGGGCTGAGAGCCGCACCGTCGGCCTCTCGGTTCCTGCGTTGTGGGGTTTTTCAGGTTGATGTGGAAAACCACGAAGTGGTGGTGGAGCGAGACCATCACCGTCAGGTGCTGGAGCTGACGTTAACGGAATTCCGCTTGCTGGCGCATATGGCGCGAGCGCCGCGCCGGGTGTTTACCCGAGACGAGTTGCTGGTGTCTTGCTTACCGGAAGGCGATGCGCTGTCTCGCACCGTGGACAGCCACATCAGTAAATTGCGTAAAAAGCTGGCGCAACTGGGTCTGGATGGGGTGCCATCCTGCGTGCGAGGCGTTGGCTATCGACTGGGAGAGCCATCATGA
- a CDS encoding efflux RND transporter periplasmic adaptor subunit — MTIRYPRQPESIAADGSGLPLSAKCRPSHRPRRAMKALSVCTLVLCGALLSGCDTPEETPVAPPPAVTVKPVTTGSITLKEELPGRVTALRTAEIRPQVSGIIQHRLFEQGAEIQAGQPLFQINPAPFKADVDSASATLQRARSVLNRAQIQVNRLKPLLSSGAISQENYDDAIAQRDQATADVAQANATLARRQLDLKFATIDSPIAGRIDQALITEGALVSSTDTTALARVQQIDQVYVDVRQPASTLEPLRDMLARRASEGVAVDILRSDGQPYPVRASMLFSGITVDASTGDILVRILVDNPQRQLLPGMFVRARLPRGHYDDAILIPQQAVTHSDGVAKVWVIDEQRKAQAVAVTLGEQLHQQYRIQEGLRPGQLVVVEGGDRLSEGIAVTTAVLGSDGVCNA, encoded by the coding sequence ATGACTATCCGATACCCCCGTCAACCTGAGAGCATCGCCGCAGACGGCAGCGGCTTACCGTTATCAGCCAAATGCCGCCCGTCTCACCGGCCACGCCGAGCCATGAAAGCGTTATCGGTGTGTACTCTCGTTCTGTGCGGCGCGCTGTTAAGCGGCTGTGATACCCCCGAGGAAACACCGGTAGCGCCGCCGCCAGCCGTCACGGTCAAGCCAGTGACGACCGGCAGCATCACGCTCAAAGAGGAACTGCCAGGGCGCGTCACCGCCTTGCGTACAGCGGAGATTCGCCCGCAGGTCAGCGGCATCATCCAGCATCGGCTCTTTGAACAGGGTGCGGAAATTCAGGCCGGGCAGCCTCTTTTTCAGATTAACCCCGCGCCATTTAAGGCCGATGTCGATAGCGCCAGCGCCACCCTGCAACGCGCGCGCTCCGTGCTAAACCGCGCGCAAATTCAGGTTAATCGTCTCAAGCCTCTCCTGAGTAGCGGTGCTATCAGCCAGGAAAATTATGATGACGCCATCGCACAGCGCGATCAGGCCACTGCGGATGTCGCCCAGGCCAACGCAACCTTAGCGCGCCGTCAACTCGATTTAAAATTTGCCACCATCGACTCGCCGATTGCCGGGCGTATCGACCAGGCGCTGATTACCGAAGGCGCGCTCGTCAGCAGCACAGACACTACAGCGCTGGCCCGGGTACAACAAATCGACCAGGTGTATGTGGATGTTCGCCAGCCAGCGTCAACACTTGAGCCGCTGCGCGACATGTTGGCCCGTCGCGCCAGCGAAGGCGTGGCGGTGGACATATTGCGCAGCGACGGCCAACCCTACCCGGTACGCGCCAGCATGCTGTTTTCGGGAATCACGGTCGATGCCAGCACGGGCGATATTTTGGTGCGCATCCTGGTCGATAACCCGCAGCGGCAACTGCTGCCGGGCATGTTCGTGCGCGCGCGACTTCCGCGCGGCCACTACGATGATGCCATTCTCATCCCTCAACAAGCGGTGACGCACAGCGATGGCGTCGCCAAAGTGTGGGTCATTGACGAGCAAAGAAAAGCGCAAGCCGTCGCGGTGACGCTCGGCGAGCAGCTTCACCAGCAATACCGTATTCAGGAAGGTCTGCGACCAGGCCAGCTTGTCGTCGTAGAAGGCGGCGACCGGCTCAGTGAAGGGATCGCCGTCACCACCGCAGTATTGGGGTCGGATGGCGTCTGCAACGCATGA